In Fusarium musae strain F31 chromosome 7, whole genome shotgun sequence, a single window of DNA contains:
- a CDS encoding hypothetical protein (BUSCO:EOG09263L00) — protein sequence MAAVIGDLISDTSYPHTMIANPSLQHHHSHDSSSSYRSASRSRRSTTPRAQRTAELADFSSNHSSAPWSHAPASATTPASASASESTSTPVPAGHETAHVSATDGASRFPSPPPSSSPAAATGPAYADDAKSPSMASDARDSGPLGHASQPGPASHNSSAQQPSPASDDFQIPNPSFPLSSASSQTPTQTVIHIRDLAHIQSLASADQLSGNGGSGILNDPPLQQMKYEISGMPIGDIIEMVAALLTKITTTNDLQHDALQRNVAHQQQANQSGDTSGNSISSLNHSVLAFHGKNVPAITILSYLSRIHKYCPTTYEVFLSLLVYFDRMTERVNDMVTRNEENRRQTRSQQPNATSPQDTPMRGEGMDVDESDSDLADDDDEEMTDSTRPSRTSSHRGAATPTEYSGIAAATYFVVDSFNIHRLIISGVTCASKFFSDVFYTNSRYAKVGGLPLVELNHLELQFLLLNDFRLAVPVEDLEAYATMLVEFYAREVVAKQGATGNTE from the exons ATGGCCGCTGTGATCGGCGACCTTATCTCAGACACCTCATATCCTCATACCATGATTGCCAACCCCTcccttcaacatcatcactcacacgactcttcctcttcctatCGATCCGCCAGCCGATCACGACGCTCCACTACCCCGCGAGCGCAGCGTACAGCAGAACTCGCCGACTTCAGCAGCAACCACAGCTCTGCGCCGTGGTCACACGCACCTGCATCTGCAACTAcgcctgcatctgcatcggCTTCAGAGTCAACTTCTACTCCAGTGCCTGCGGGTCACGAAACCGCCCACGTGTCGGCCACTGACGGAGCCTCGCGCTTCCCCTCCCCGCCTCCGTCCTCATCGCCCGCTGCTGCCACCGGCCCTGCTTATGCCGATGATGCAAAGAGCCCGTCTATGGCATCTGACGCGAGGGACTCTGGTCCCCTAGGTCACGCTTCCCAGCCCGGCCCAGCTTCTCACAACTCTTCTGCTCAACAGCCATCTCCTGCATCCGACGACTTCCAAATACCCaacccttcttttcctctctccAGCGCATCGTCGCAAACGCCAACACAGACTGTCATACACATTCGTGACCTAGCGCATATTCAGAGTCTGGCCAGTGCCGACCAGCTATCTGGCAATGGCGGATCCGGCATACTCAATGACCCGCCTCTTCAGCAGATGAAGTATGAGATTAGTGGTATGCCCATAGGGGATATCATCGAGATGGTTGCTGCGTTACTAACAAAGATCACGACCACCAACGATTTGCAGCACGATGCATTGCAGCGCAATGttgctcatcaacaacaggccAACCAGTCTGGGGACACTAGTGGCAACTCGATCTCATCGTTGAACCATTCAGTTCTCGCGTTTCACGGCAAGAATGTCCCTGCTATCACCATTCTCAGCTACCTCTCAAGAATACACAAGTACTGCCCCACTACCTACGAGGTTTTCCTCAGTTTGCTGGTATACTTCGATCGTATGACCGAACGTGTCAATGATATGGTCACGAGGAATGAAGAGAACCGGCGGCAAACGCGGTCCCAGCAACCAAACGcaacttctcctcaagaCACCCCTATGCGCGGTGAGGGCATGGATGTGGACGAGAGTGACTCGGACCTGgcagatgacgacgatgaggaaaTGACCGACTCAACTCGACCAAGCCGGACAAGCAGCCATAGGGGAGCTGCCACCCCTACTGAATACAGTGGTATTGCAGCGGCGACATACTTTGTTGTCGACAGTTTCAATATACACCGGCTCATCATCTCTGGTGTGACGTGTGCAAGCAAGTTCTTCTCAGATGTTTTCTACACTAACTCAAGATATGCCAAG GTTGGTGGCCTGCCGTTGGTTGAACTAAACCACCTCGAGCTCCAATTCTTGCTCCTCAACGATTTTCGATTAGCCGTTCCAGTGGAAGATCTGGAAGCGTATGCGACTATGCTTGTCGAATTTTATGCACGAGAAGTAGTTGCCAAGCAGGGGGCAACTGGAAACACTGAGTGA
- the PRE3 gene encoding Proteasome subunit beta type-1 (MEROPS:MER0001645): MEFGNAGVLNEDGIHVDMDRLKKGEVNMAVTFKDGVILGADSRTTTGAYIANRVTDKLTRVHDTIWCCRSGSAADTQAVADIVQYQLGLFAMTNGKPPMTQTAASIFQEICYANKDRLSAGLIIAGWDERFGGQVYSIPLGGSLHKQSYAIGGSGSTYIYGYCDANWREGMEKDDAVNFVKGALREAIKWDGSSGGVIRMVVLTKDGADRHLYLPDTDYAVRHE, translated from the exons ATGGAGTTCGGCAACGCTGGAGTATTGAACGAGG ATGGTATCCATGTTGATATGGATCGCCTGAAGAAGGGAGAGGTCAA TATGGCGGTTACCTTCAAGGACGGTGTTATTCTTG GTGCGGATTCGCGAACAACGACCGGTGCCTACATCGCAAACCGAGTGACAGACAAGTTGACGAGAGTACACGACACTATCTGGTGCTGCCGATCTGGTTCAGCTGCCGACACACAGGCTGTTGCCGACATTGTTCAATACCAGCTCGGGCTCTTTGCCATGACCAATGGCAAGCCCCCCATGACACAGACTGCTGCGTCAATCTTCCAGGAGATCTGCTATGCCAACAAGGACCGACTGTC GGCTGGTCTCATCATTGCTGGTTGGGATGAGCGATTCGGTGGCCAAGTTTACTCTATTCCTCTGGGCGGCTCTCTTCACAAGCAATCTTATGCTATCGGCGGTTCAGGATCAACTTACATCTACGGTTACTGTGATGCCAACTGGCGAGAGGGCatggagaaggatgatgcAGTCAACTTCGTCAAGGGAGCCTTGAGGGAGGCCATTAAGTGGGACGGTAGCTCTGGTGGTGTCATTCGTATGGTCGTCCTCACCAAGGACGGTGCGGACCGACACTTGTATCTCCCTGACACCGACTACGCTGTGCGGCACGAGTAA